The Hyphococcus flavus genome contains a region encoding:
- a CDS encoding DUF1489 family protein — MTLHLVKLCVGANGVDDLRAWIKKRVQANIKTGMGRCHDHVTRMHPRRADELLNGGSIYWVIKGVILSRQKIIGFEKRIGQDQIERTAILFDPALVLTAPSPRRAFQGWRYLQDREAPRDIEASSQKKSPPPELALELAELGLL, encoded by the coding sequence ATGACGCTTCATCTTGTTAAGCTCTGTGTCGGCGCCAATGGCGTTGATGATCTGCGCGCTTGGATCAAAAAGCGTGTGCAGGCAAACATCAAAACTGGCATGGGCCGCTGCCACGACCATGTCACCCGTATGCACCCGAGACGCGCGGATGAGCTTTTAAACGGCGGTTCTATTTACTGGGTGATCAAGGGGGTAATCCTCTCCCGTCAAAAGATCATCGGATTTGAAAAGCGAATTGGGCAGGATCAGATCGAGCGTACGGCAATCCTCTTCGATCCGGCATTGGTGCTCACAGCCCCGTCGCCTCGACGCGCGTTTCAGGGATGGCGGTACTTGCAGGATAGAGAAGCGCCGCGCGATATTGAGGCCAGTAGTCAAAAAAAGTCTCCGCCGCCGGAACTGGCGCTTGAGCTAGCTGAGCTGGGGTTGCTGTAA
- a CDS encoding DEAD/DEAH box helicase produces the protein MSFAELGLSPKLLEAIAKAGYETPTPIQEQAIPPATEGRDVLGIAQTGTGKTASFTLPMIERLSKGRARARMPRSLVLAPTRELAAQVAENFEKYGINHKLSMALLIGGVSFGDQDAKLTRGVDVLIATPGRLLDHFERGRLLLTGIEVMVIDEADRMLDMGFIPDIEKIFKLTPITRQTLFFSATMPPEIQRITDQFLHNPVRVEVAKPATTADTITQRIVNMPSKDDKLKRNALRELLGLDGVKNGIIFCNRKSTVDIVAKSLQKHGFNARPIHGDLAQAFRTETLDKFRNDEIQFLVASDVAARGLDIPAVSHVFNYDVPIHADDYVHRIGRTGRAGRKGAAMMLVTPADSKYFDAILKTISADEIQALDFTKFFEENPGTEKRRRKPDDKRKRTTKRNSRKDGDAKADDNRQPEASLKESGQDDNQQRPGRRKRSESKSSSRRREKAPEPVVGLGEHVPAFMTRAVAR, from the coding sequence ATGTCATTCGCTGAACTCGGCTTATCGCCGAAACTCCTCGAAGCCATCGCCAAAGCTGGCTACGAAACGCCAACCCCTATTCAAGAGCAAGCGATCCCCCCCGCTACGGAAGGGCGAGACGTCCTCGGCATCGCACAGACCGGGACGGGAAAAACGGCATCTTTCACGCTGCCGATGATTGAACGCCTTTCAAAGGGCCGCGCAAGAGCGCGTATGCCACGCAGTCTTGTGCTTGCGCCTACGCGAGAACTCGCTGCGCAAGTTGCAGAAAATTTTGAAAAGTACGGCATCAATCACAAACTATCCATGGCGCTCTTGATTGGCGGGGTTTCATTCGGCGATCAGGATGCAAAACTTACGCGCGGCGTTGACGTCCTCATCGCAACCCCGGGCCGTTTGCTTGACCATTTCGAACGTGGCCGCCTTCTCCTTACCGGTATCGAGGTGATGGTTATCGACGAGGCCGACCGCATGCTCGATATGGGCTTCATTCCCGACATTGAAAAAATCTTCAAACTGACGCCGATCACACGTCAAACACTGTTCTTTTCAGCGACCATGCCGCCCGAAATTCAGCGGATTACCGATCAATTTCTGCATAATCCGGTGCGTGTTGAAGTGGCAAAACCCGCGACGACTGCCGATACGATCACGCAACGTATCGTCAACATGCCATCCAAGGACGATAAGCTTAAACGAAATGCGCTTCGTGAGTTACTAGGCCTTGATGGCGTCAAAAACGGAATCATCTTCTGTAACCGCAAATCGACGGTCGACATCGTCGCCAAGTCTCTGCAAAAGCATGGCTTTAATGCACGCCCTATTCATGGCGATCTCGCACAGGCGTTTCGCACGGAAACGCTCGACAAATTCCGCAATGACGAAATTCAATTTTTGGTGGCGTCGGATGTGGCTGCGCGCGGCCTCGATATTCCAGCAGTAAGTCACGTTTTCAACTATGATGTTCCAATCCATGCTGATGATTATGTTCACCGGATTGGCCGGACTGGCCGTGCCGGCCGGAAAGGCGCAGCGATGATGCTGGTTACGCCAGCAGACAGCAAGTATTTCGACGCGATATTGAAAACGATTAGCGCTGATGAAATCCAGGCATTAGACTTTACGAAGTTTTTTGAGGAGAATCCTGGAACCGAAAAGCGCCGCCGTAAACCGGATGATAAACGTAAACGCACCACGAAACGGAACAGCCGTAAAGACGGCGATGCGAAAGCTGATGACAACAGGCAGCCGGAAGCAAGCCTGAAAGAGTCCGGTCAGGATGACAATCAACAACGCCCCGGTCGCCGTAAACGGAGCGAATCCAAGAGTTCATCGCGGCGACGCGAAAAAGCGCCTGAACCTGTTGTTGGCTTGGGCGAACATGTCCCGGCATTCATGACGCGAGCGGTCGCAAGATAA
- a CDS encoding division plane positioning ATPase MipZ, which translates to MTHVIVLGNEKGGSGKSTTAMHLIVALMRSGYKVGAVDLDLRQGSLKRYIENRKKFCEIKGKELVFPTEVDVEPSSLDSRAESQAKESENFKAALQSLEGCDFVVIDCPGANTHLSRLAHLHADTIVTPLNDSFVDFDLLARIDPETGKVTGPSLYSEMVWTARKQRAMTGVPGGIDWVVMRNRLSATRARNKKNMGDKLDELSSRIGFRLARGFGDRVIYRELFPIGLTLLDLGGVDSPVRLTTMSHVTARLEIRSLVASLNLPQQEQGGESEAAAA; encoded by the coding sequence ATGACGCACGTAATTGTACTGGGAAATGAAAAGGGCGGGTCGGGCAAGTCCACCACCGCCATGCACTTGATCGTCGCGCTAATGCGATCAGGCTATAAGGTTGGCGCCGTAGATCTTGATTTGCGGCAAGGTAGCCTTAAGCGATACATTGAAAACCGAAAAAAATTCTGTGAAATCAAAGGAAAAGAGCTGGTTTTTCCGACCGAGGTGGATGTTGAGCCATCGAGTCTGGATAGCCGGGCAGAAAGCCAGGCAAAAGAATCTGAGAACTTCAAAGCCGCTCTGCAGTCGCTTGAGGGGTGTGATTTTGTCGTCATCGACTGCCCTGGTGCGAATACGCACCTTTCTCGGCTGGCCCACTTGCATGCCGATACGATTGTTACGCCCTTGAATGATAGTTTTGTTGATTTCGACCTTCTGGCGCGGATTGATCCTGAGACTGGCAAAGTGACTGGGCCTAGTCTTTACAGCGAAATGGTTTGGACCGCTCGCAAGCAGCGGGCGATGACCGGGGTGCCCGGCGGCATTGACTGGGTCGTTATGCGAAACAGGCTTTCTGCAACACGGGCTCGTAACAAAAAGAACATGGGCGATAAACTCGATGAGCTTTCTTCGCGGATAGGTTTCCGGCTAGCGCGTGGCTTTGGCGATCGGGTGATCTATCGAGAGTTGTTCCCCATCGGTTTGACTTTGCTTGACTTAGGCGGGGTCGATTCTCCAGTGCGGCTTACAACTATGAGCCACGTAACGGCGCGGCTGGAAATACGTTCGCTGGTGGCGTCCCTGAACCTGCCGCAACAAGAACAGGGCGGCGAAAGCGAAGCGGCGGCGGCCTGA
- a CDS encoding GGDEF domain-containing protein — MALDTETSHRYAEITLGALKQSGLSSTPDNYELWYAHVEGGNAALSSAIQKATDKDGKLSQEKADRLYKEFIQHAELSHDMMKLVARFHEEVSDLYDVVEQGGENATGHSEKLTSISDQLTAAASDTPNVGDLLESILNVAKTMRAENEALESRLAESASEVSALQRDVEAIQAEAMRDALTGVANRATFDRSLVVHMQEALDEEEPLALLLGDIDHFKNFNDTWGHQTGDQVLRLVADVMNNNVKGQDLLARYGGEEFAVVLPGTSLANAKMLANRIREAVQSRRLKKRRTNEDLGVITMSIGVATLNENDSSESLIERADQCLYAAKHAGRNCVIGEEELSQKQADKGVA, encoded by the coding sequence ATGGCTTTAGATACTGAAACATCGCATCGTTATGCCGAGATCACTTTAGGCGCATTAAAACAATCAGGGCTTTCTTCGACGCCCGATAATTATGAGCTGTGGTACGCCCATGTTGAAGGCGGAAACGCCGCCTTGTCTTCTGCAATACAAAAAGCGACTGATAAGGATGGCAAGCTATCGCAGGAAAAAGCTGACCGTCTTTACAAAGAATTTATACAGCACGCAGAACTTTCCCATGACATGATGAAGCTGGTCGCACGGTTTCACGAAGAGGTCTCTGACCTTTATGATGTTGTTGAGCAAGGCGGCGAAAACGCGACCGGTCACAGCGAAAAGCTGACCAGCATTTCAGATCAGTTAACAGCAGCGGCTTCAGACACGCCGAACGTCGGGGATCTGCTCGAAAGCATTCTGAATGTCGCTAAGACCATGCGTGCTGAAAACGAAGCCTTAGAGTCAAGGCTCGCGGAGTCCGCCAGTGAAGTGAGCGCTCTACAACGCGACGTTGAAGCTATTCAAGCAGAAGCCATGCGCGATGCGCTGACTGGCGTTGCAAACCGGGCGACTTTTGATCGCTCTTTAGTCGTACATATGCAAGAAGCGCTTGATGAAGAAGAACCTCTCGCCCTCTTGCTTGGCGATATCGATCATTTCAAGAATTTCAATGACACTTGGGGTCATCAGACTGGGGATCAGGTGCTGCGTCTCGTTGCCGACGTCATGAATAATAACGTGAAGGGGCAGGACTTGCTGGCCCGGTATGGCGGTGAGGAATTCGCTGTCGTACTGCCGGGTACTTCGCTCGCGAACGCGAAGATGCTTGCAAACCGCATTCGTGAGGCAGTGCAATCGCGACGATTGAAAAAGCGACGTACTAACGAAGACTTGGGCGTCATTACGATGTCTATCGGCGTTGCCACGCTCAATGAAAATGATTCGTCAGAATCATTAATTGAGCGCGCCGACCAGTGCCTTTACGCAGCAAAACATGCCGGCCGCAACTGCGTGATCGGTGAAGAAGAGCTTTCACAAAAGCAAGCTGACAAGGGCGTGGCCTAA
- a CDS encoding SPOR domain-containing protein — protein MLTLKTTSASFLRTLGALAVFTLLSACASLSGGDSAAELSDSDLEAQALKVASLEAEVARLKSQNARLANQVLSFQRERDSAALENETDGDIQQEAEVSLPPAPEAITKDPEPSTAVVDDAASPALAQSEVPVQTSPRLVQPTFASNETVFENEANGEIKTESVLYGVHLASYRKLEEARAGWRQLQRENPDELGLLEPRVENITVTDKGRFLRLIGGGFAAKDKADALCAQLKAKGMFCAVEGFEGERLSLAESDS, from the coding sequence TTGTTAACACTCAAAACAACCTCTGCCTCCTTTTTGCGTACGCTTGGCGCCCTGGCTGTGTTCACCTTGCTTTCTGCTTGCGCCTCTCTATCAGGCGGCGACAGCGCAGCGGAACTCAGTGATAGCGATTTGGAAGCGCAAGCTTTGAAAGTCGCTTCGCTTGAAGCGGAAGTTGCGCGATTAAAATCTCAAAATGCGCGACTCGCCAATCAGGTGCTGTCCTTTCAGCGCGAGCGAGACAGCGCGGCTTTGGAAAATGAGACTGACGGAGACATTCAACAAGAAGCTGAAGTCTCACTGCCTCCAGCGCCGGAAGCAATTACAAAAGACCCGGAACCGTCCACTGCGGTTGTAGATGATGCTGCGTCTCCAGCGCTCGCCCAGTCTGAAGTGCCGGTGCAAACATCTCCGCGGCTTGTCCAGCCAACATTCGCTTCCAATGAAACTGTGTTCGAGAACGAAGCTAATGGTGAAATCAAGACTGAAAGCGTGCTGTATGGCGTTCATCTGGCGTCCTATCGCAAGCTTGAGGAAGCGCGCGCCGGATGGCGTCAATTGCAACGGGAAAACCCTGATGAACTAGGCTTACTCGAGCCGCGTGTTGAAAATATAACCGTTACTGACAAGGGAAGGTTTCTCCGCCTGATCGGCGGCGGCTTCGCAGCGAAAGACAAAGCCGATGCCCTCTGCGCACAATTGAAAGCGAAGGGCATGTTTTGCGCTGTGGAGGGCTTTGAGGGAGAGCGTTTGTCGCTCGCGGAGTCAGATAGTTAG